The following proteins come from a genomic window of Spongiibacter tropicus DSM 19543:
- a CDS encoding PepSY-associated TM helix domain-containing protein, with amino-acid sequence MGAAPRPRKTRPPGLWRWHMWAGLAGLAILLVAAVTGTALVYQKELIATVVTPDAALPAHYSHSQLASELGRLADQRGIDPALKLKAPSPLEPYWTVRHDDSLELLSIGSLEPYVERLWFLELMAFIRELHVDLLSGEFGEALLLISGILALFLCISGLILWWPGRRAFRWRWVFPKKIRPSQWLQYHRHSGALTSPLMLLILLTGSLMLWQKLIFPLLPPGAVLPANAPAPASADNTIADGYLHIQQQLPDSWPTYITLSEEQGAPSLKVRVRLNGEWHLNGRSTVWLNTHNGELRRTERSDQMAVERRLINQLYPLHSGFGMNAIYRLLTLFCGIVLTWLALTGGLHYYKRWKHQRRRTR; translated from the coding sequence GTGGGCGCGGCACCGCGTCCGCGCAAAACGCGGCCACCGGGGCTATGGCGCTGGCATATGTGGGCGGGTCTGGCCGGGCTCGCCATCTTGCTGGTGGCGGCCGTCACCGGCACCGCGCTGGTCTATCAAAAAGAGCTGATCGCCACCGTCGTCACCCCCGACGCCGCACTGCCAGCGCACTACAGCCACAGCCAGCTCGCCAGCGAACTGGGCAGACTGGCCGATCAGCGCGGCATTGATCCCGCCCTGAAACTGAAAGCCCCCAGCCCTCTCGAGCCCTACTGGACGGTCCGCCACGACGACAGTCTGGAGTTGCTGAGCATTGGCTCGCTGGAGCCCTACGTCGAGCGACTGTGGTTTCTGGAGCTCATGGCGTTTATCCGAGAGCTGCATGTCGATCTGCTCAGCGGCGAGTTCGGGGAAGCCCTGCTGCTCATCAGCGGTATCCTGGCCTTATTCCTGTGTATCAGCGGGCTTATTCTGTGGTGGCCGGGGCGAAGAGCCTTTCGCTGGCGCTGGGTATTTCCGAAAAAAATCCGCCCTTCCCAATGGCTGCAATACCACCGCCACTCCGGTGCGCTGACCAGCCCGTTAATGCTGCTGATTCTGCTGACCGGTAGCCTGATGCTGTGGCAAAAACTGATTTTCCCGCTGCTGCCCCCCGGCGCCGTACTCCCCGCCAATGCACCCGCTCCCGCGTCCGCCGACAACACCATTGCCGACGGCTATCTGCACATCCAGCAACAGCTTCCCGATAGCTGGCCCACGTACATCACCCTCAGTGAGGAACAAGGCGCGCCCAGTCTGAAAGTGCGCGTTCGCCTCAACGGCGAGTGGCACCTCAACGGCCGCAGCACCGTCTGGCTCAATACCCACAACGGCGAATTACGCCGCACTGAGCGCTCAGACCAAATGGCCGTCGAGCGACGCCTTATCAACCAGCTCTACCCCCTGCACTCTGGCTTCGGCATGAACGCCATCTACCGCCTGCTCACCCTGTTCTGCGGCATCGTCCTCACCTGGCTGGCCCTCACCGGCGGGCTGCATTACTACAAACGGTGGAAGCATCAGCGCAGGCGGACGCGATAG
- a CDS encoding TRAP transporter substrate-binding protein, translating to MSWLYVGERGRHYLPQNDQRATASGQERVYHWKLVTTWPKNFPGLGTAPEKFAQVVNRMSKGRLQISVYGAGELVPALGVFDAVSAGSVQAGHGAAYYWKGKLPSSIFFTTAPFGMTAQEMNGWLYHGGGIELWREAYAPFNLVPFAGGNTGVQMAGWFNKEINSVADLKGLKMRIPGSGGEVLNRLGGTSVTLPGGELYTSLQTGVIDATEWVAPFNDLAFGFHEVARYYYYPGWHEPGSTLELIINKSAYEALPDDLQAIVEVAARYANADMLDEYTARNNHALNELVDKHGVQLRQLPDDVMRALHSTSDAYLEELSQTDELTGRVYASWKQFMENAKNYHHISEQAYINGRDL from the coding sequence ATGAGCTGGCTCTACGTGGGCGAGCGCGGCCGCCATTACCTGCCCCAGAACGATCAACGCGCTACCGCCAGCGGCCAGGAACGCGTCTATCACTGGAAACTGGTGACCACCTGGCCGAAGAACTTTCCGGGCCTGGGCACCGCCCCGGAAAAATTTGCCCAGGTGGTGAATCGCATGAGCAAAGGTCGCCTGCAAATCAGTGTATACGGCGCCGGGGAGCTGGTGCCCGCGCTGGGCGTATTCGATGCGGTGTCGGCGGGCAGCGTGCAAGCCGGGCACGGCGCGGCCTATTACTGGAAAGGCAAGCTGCCCTCCTCCATCTTTTTCACGACCGCGCCGTTTGGTATGACCGCGCAGGAAATGAACGGCTGGCTATACCACGGTGGCGGCATTGAACTGTGGCGGGAAGCCTACGCGCCCTTCAATCTCGTGCCCTTTGCCGGTGGCAACACCGGCGTGCAAATGGCCGGCTGGTTTAACAAAGAGATCAACAGTGTTGCCGATTTGAAAGGCCTGAAAATGCGCATCCCCGGCTCCGGCGGCGAAGTACTGAACCGTCTGGGTGGCACCTCGGTCACCCTGCCCGGCGGCGAGCTGTACACCTCACTGCAGACCGGCGTGATCGACGCCACCGAGTGGGTGGCCCCCTTCAACGATCTGGCCTTTGGCTTTCATGAGGTGGCGCGCTATTACTACTACCCCGGTTGGCATGAGCCCGGCTCCACGCTGGAGCTGATCATCAACAAATCAGCCTACGAGGCCTTGCCCGATGACTTGCAGGCCATTGTGGAAGTGGCCGCACGCTACGCCAATGCCGATATGCTCGACGAATACACGGCGCGCAACAATCACGCGCTGAACGAACTCGTCGACAAACACGGCGTGCAGCTTCGCCAGTTGCCGGACGACGTCATGCGGGCGTTGCACAGCACCTCGGATGCCTATCTGGAAGAGCTGTCGCAAACCGATGAGCTTACCGGCCGCGTGTATGCCAGCTGGAAGCAATTCATGGAAAACGCCAAGAACTACCACCACATTTCCGAGCAGGCCTATATCAACGGCCGCGATTTGTAG
- a CDS encoding SIS domain-containing protein, which translates to MRPRNIIRAIETNREAMRRSERKVADYILANRREVIHMRIVDLAQEAHVSEPTVVRFCRAVGCDGFQNFKVALAQHVAHSGEYAAVDYRDDDSARQYTFKVFDATMEALKRVRDSIEVDAIEKAVELLGNARRVEFYGFGASAAVAHDAQHNFFRLQISASVYADPHVQAMSAMSLHADDVVVAISQSGRTRSLLDVIKLAQNSGAPVIALAPSGSPIAEISDLPIYIDVDNDKGAYTPLPSRLAHMTVLDILAVGISASKAGLREHLDSIEQGLQSLRLEGPE; encoded by the coding sequence GTGAGACCCCGAAACATCATCCGCGCCATTGAAACCAACCGCGAAGCCATGCGCCGCAGCGAGCGCAAGGTGGCGGACTACATCCTCGCTAATCGTCGCGAGGTGATTCATATGCGCATCGTCGATCTGGCGCAGGAAGCCCATGTCAGCGAGCCGACGGTGGTGCGTTTCTGCCGGGCGGTGGGCTGCGACGGCTTTCAGAACTTCAAAGTGGCGCTGGCCCAGCACGTGGCCCACAGCGGCGAGTATGCGGCGGTGGACTACCGCGACGACGACAGCGCCCGCCAGTACACCTTCAAAGTGTTCGACGCCACCATGGAAGCGCTGAAGCGCGTGCGCGACAGCATCGAGGTCGACGCCATCGAGAAAGCGGTGGAATTGCTGGGCAATGCCCGGCGGGTGGAGTTCTACGGTTTTGGCGCCTCGGCGGCGGTGGCCCACGACGCCCAGCACAACTTCTTCCGCCTGCAAATCAGCGCCAGCGTTTATGCCGATCCGCATGTGCAGGCGATGTCGGCCATGTCGCTGCACGCCGACGACGTGGTGGTGGCGATTTCCCAATCCGGGCGCACCCGCTCACTGCTGGACGTGATCAAGCTCGCCCAGAACAGCGGCGCCCCGGTGATCGCGCTGGCTCCCAGTGGCAGCCCCATCGCCGAGATCAGCGATCTGCCGATTTACATCGACGTCGACAACGACAAAGGCGCCTACACGCCGTTGCCCTCGCGGTTGGCGCATATGACCGTGCTGGATATTCTGGCGGTAGGCATCTCGGCCAGCAAAGCCGGGCTGCGGGAACATCTGGACAGTATTGAGCAGGGCCTGCAGTCGCTTCGACTGGAGGGGCCGGAATAA
- a CDS encoding molybdopterin-containing oxidoreductase family protein — protein MKTCHTVCGICEQGCGLTVTTDNNRVLKVEPDKDNPYSWRDYCIKGAKSHLSLRHPDRITTPMKRVGDRYVAASYDEAIADIATRFNRLIDEHGPNAIGSYTGNPNGFNFGSALFHTMLLDAIGTESRFWVGSVDQNALHVVSDAMYGNAWVSLQADIDHCDYFLLIGTNPQISTMCWIGYSPDGWKRVLARKAAGAELVVVDPRRTECAAKASRHIAPLPESDWALVLAMIKLILENGWRNPQHADLLEGLDTVRAIAATADLNQLSACCDVPLSEIETLARDFAHAPSAMAIARTGVSQGRNGVLALWLVQVLNYITGRVETEGGLYYVSGVLDLLDVGDTLFPHSDAISRVRGNKNVAGAHSLAELPDEITTPGPGQIRALIINSGNPVVSGPDGNKLDAALAQLDCLVVIDQFQRESHRHADWLIPGDHFLERTEINPLIQALSPSPRAQLSRAAVSPPTGMRYEWEFLRDLTLAMNKPLIPGKRWLNPLIAASKRLAAWSGKPQLTLNPMLMARMLIRDNPQLRWRDIVEAPHGIGDPAQRPEFGRLFGKLREQNRRVDLAPAAFVDVLQQRLTESTARDPSQPFQLISRRRMKMMNSWSIETSMDGMHSREMTGSTVEINRQQGETLHLFDGQKVTLRSASGSIEAQLKLSDEVRSGVAVMEHGWGYRTFNPGRGSSRHHGGVNRNLLVSNADVDPLSRVPRLNGTPVSIEPVAVSP, from the coding sequence ATGAAAACCTGCCATACGGTCTGCGGCATTTGCGAGCAGGGCTGCGGGCTGACGGTCACCACCGACAACAACCGCGTGCTGAAAGTCGAGCCGGATAAAGACAACCCCTATAGCTGGCGGGACTACTGTATCAAGGGCGCCAAATCGCACCTGTCACTCCGCCACCCCGACCGCATTACCACACCCATGAAACGGGTCGGCGACCGCTATGTTGCCGCCAGCTACGACGAGGCGATTGCCGATATCGCCACCCGCTTTAACCGTCTGATCGACGAGCACGGTCCCAATGCCATTGGCAGCTACACCGGCAATCCGAACGGCTTCAACTTTGGCAGCGCGCTGTTTCACACGATGCTGCTGGACGCCATTGGCACCGAAAGCCGTTTCTGGGTGGGCTCGGTCGACCAGAATGCCTTGCATGTTGTGTCCGACGCGATGTACGGCAATGCCTGGGTGAGCCTTCAGGCAGACATCGATCACTGCGACTATTTTCTGTTAATCGGCACCAATCCACAGATCAGTACCATGTGCTGGATCGGCTATTCACCAGACGGCTGGAAGCGAGTACTGGCCCGCAAAGCCGCCGGCGCCGAGCTGGTGGTCGTAGACCCGCGCCGCACTGAATGCGCGGCGAAGGCGAGTCGGCATATTGCCCCGTTGCCGGAGAGCGACTGGGCACTGGTGCTGGCCATGATCAAACTGATTCTGGAGAACGGCTGGCGCAATCCCCAGCATGCCGACCTGCTCGAAGGGCTGGACACTGTGCGGGCCATTGCGGCGACGGCAGACCTGAATCAGCTCAGCGCCTGCTGTGATGTGCCGCTGAGCGAGATCGAAACGCTGGCCCGCGACTTTGCCCACGCGCCCAGCGCCATGGCCATCGCCCGTACCGGGGTGAGTCAGGGACGCAATGGCGTGCTGGCCCTGTGGCTGGTGCAAGTGCTGAACTACATCACCGGTCGCGTCGAAACCGAGGGCGGGCTGTATTACGTCAGCGGTGTTCTCGATTTGCTGGATGTGGGCGACACCCTGTTCCCCCACTCCGACGCCATCAGCCGTGTGCGCGGCAACAAAAATGTGGCCGGCGCTCACAGTCTGGCGGAACTGCCCGATGAGATCACCACACCGGGGCCCGGGCAGATTCGCGCCCTGATTATTAATAGCGGCAACCCGGTGGTCTCCGGTCCCGACGGCAATAAACTCGATGCGGCGCTGGCGCAACTGGACTGCCTGGTGGTAATCGATCAGTTCCAGCGCGAGAGCCACCGCCATGCCGACTGGCTGATTCCCGGCGACCATTTTCTGGAACGCACAGAGATCAATCCCTTGATTCAGGCGCTCAGCCCCAGTCCGCGGGCACAGCTCAGCCGCGCGGCCGTATCGCCCCCCACCGGCATGCGCTACGAATGGGAGTTTCTGCGCGACCTGACACTGGCGATGAACAAGCCACTGATACCGGGCAAGCGTTGGCTGAATCCGCTGATCGCCGCCAGTAAACGGCTGGCGGCATGGAGTGGCAAGCCCCAACTGACACTCAATCCAATGCTGATGGCGAGAATGCTGATACGCGATAACCCACAGCTTCGCTGGCGCGATATTGTCGAAGCGCCCCACGGCATTGGCGATCCGGCACAGCGTCCGGAATTCGGCCGACTATTTGGCAAATTGCGGGAGCAGAATCGCCGCGTCGATCTGGCACCCGCCGCGTTTGTGGACGTGTTGCAGCAACGCCTCACTGAATCTACCGCGCGCGATCCGTCGCAGCCTTTTCAGCTCATTTCCCGCCGCCGAATGAAGATGATGAATTCCTGGTCCATCGAAACCAGCATGGACGGCATGCATTCGCGGGAAATGACCGGCAGCACCGTAGAGATTAATCGCCAGCAGGGCGAGACACTTCACCTGTTCGACGGCCAGAAAGTAACGCTGCGCTCAGCCAGCGGCAGTATCGAAGCTCAGCTCAAACTGTCGGATGAGGTGCGCAGCGGGGTCGCGGTCATGGAGCATGGCTGGGGCTATCGCACCTTTAATCCCGGCCGTGGCAGCAGTCGCCACCACGGCGGCGTGAATCGCAATCTGCTGGTCTCCAATGCCGACGTCGACCCGCTTTCCCGCGTGCCCCGCCTGAACGGCACGCCGGTGTCGATTGAGCCTGTCGCCGTCAGTCCATAG
- the uvrD gene encoding DNA helicase II, with protein MDVSHILDSLNDAQRDAVTSDSPGTLVLAGAGSGKTRVLVHRIAWKIQVEGLSPYSIMAVTFTNKAAREMRGRIEELLGTQLRGGMWVGTFHGLAHRLLKAHAREAKLPDNFQILDSDDQLRMLKRIHRELELDDSRWPPRQSAYFINGHKDEGRRSAHIDDYGGDLYQKTMLRVYRRYEEICQQQGVIDFAELLLRALELWRDNPAVLDHYQQRFKHVLVDEFQDTNAVQYAWLRLLVSKGMGITAVGDDDQSIYGWRGARIENIQQFSKDIPDTRIIRLEQNYRSTGTILSAANAVIQNNSQRLGKELWTSGDDGDLITLFAAFNEQDEARFVTDRIDELLRQDYRRADIGILYRSNAQSRVLEEALIRTGLPYRIYGGQRFYDRLEIKNALAYLRLIALRDDDTAVERVINTPTRGIGNRTVEMLREYARDHQQSLWKSALAMIENGALTARAGNALRGFLSLVEDLAEQTRDMELDSAVDYVVEHSGLIEFHQKEKGEKGQARVENLQELVSAARSFVPEDPDADPLREFLDRAALDAGEQQADEHEDSIQLMTLHSAKGLEFPIVFMVGVEENLFPHKMSMDDPERLEEERRLAYVGITRAEQQLFLSYAESRRLHGQENFNSLSRFIREIPNELINEVRLNNTVTRPSSFASSHIAAQAAADCGIALGQRVLHSIFGAGTVLSFEGQGPSARVQVNFEDEGSKWLVLQYANLQLL; from the coding sequence ATGGACGTCTCTCATATTCTCGACTCACTCAACGACGCACAGCGCGACGCCGTCACCTCCGACAGCCCCGGCACACTGGTACTGGCGGGCGCAGGCAGTGGCAAAACCCGCGTGCTGGTGCACCGCATCGCCTGGAAAATTCAGGTGGAAGGCCTGTCGCCCTACAGCATTATGGCGGTGACCTTTACCAACAAGGCGGCGCGGGAAATGCGCGGCCGTATCGAAGAACTGCTGGGCACCCAGTTGCGCGGCGGCATGTGGGTGGGCACTTTTCACGGGCTGGCGCACCGGCTGTTGAAGGCTCACGCCCGCGAAGCCAAGCTGCCGGACAATTTCCAGATTCTCGACAGCGATGACCAGCTACGCATGCTCAAGCGCATTCACCGCGAGCTGGAGCTGGACGACTCCCGCTGGCCGCCGCGCCAGTCAGCCTATTTTATTAACGGCCACAAAGACGAAGGCCGCCGCAGCGCCCACATCGACGACTACGGCGGCGACCTGTATCAGAAGACCATGCTGCGGGTATACCGCCGCTATGAAGAGATCTGCCAACAGCAGGGCGTCATCGATTTTGCCGAACTGTTGCTGCGGGCTTTGGAGCTGTGGCGCGATAACCCCGCCGTACTGGACCACTACCAGCAGCGCTTCAAGCATGTGCTGGTGGACGAGTTTCAGGATACCAACGCCGTGCAATATGCCTGGCTGCGCCTGCTGGTAAGCAAGGGCATGGGGATTACCGCCGTGGGCGACGACGATCAGTCCATTTACGGCTGGCGCGGCGCACGCATCGAGAATATCCAACAGTTCTCCAAAGACATTCCCGACACCCGCATTATTCGTCTTGAGCAGAACTACCGCTCCACCGGCACCATTCTCAGCGCCGCCAATGCGGTGATTCAGAACAACAGCCAGCGGCTCGGCAAAGAGCTGTGGACCAGCGGCGACGACGGCGATTTGATCACCCTGTTCGCCGCCTTTAACGAACAGGACGAGGCGCGCTTTGTCACCGACCGCATCGACGAGTTGCTGCGCCAGGATTATCGCCGCGCCGATATCGGCATTCTGTACCGCAGTAACGCCCAGTCGCGGGTATTGGAAGAAGCGCTGATTCGCACCGGGCTGCCTTACCGCATTTACGGCGGCCAACGTTTCTACGATCGACTGGAGATTAAAAACGCGCTGGCCTATCTGCGCCTGATTGCCCTGCGCGACGACGACACCGCCGTGGAGCGGGTCATCAACACCCCGACTCGCGGTATTGGCAACCGCACGGTGGAAATGCTGCGCGAGTATGCTCGCGACCACCAGCAGTCACTGTGGAAATCGGCGTTGGCAATGATTGAAAACGGCGCGCTTACCGCCCGTGCGGGCAATGCCCTGCGTGGCTTCCTGTCACTGGTGGAAGACCTCGCCGAGCAGACCCGCGACATGGAACTGGATAGCGCCGTCGACTACGTGGTGGAGCACTCCGGGCTGATCGAGTTTCATCAAAAGGAAAAAGGCGAGAAAGGCCAGGCGCGGGTGGAAAACCTGCAGGAACTGGTCAGCGCCGCGCGCAGTTTTGTGCCGGAAGATCCCGACGCCGATCCGCTGCGGGAATTCCTCGACCGCGCCGCACTGGACGCCGGTGAGCAGCAGGCCGACGAGCACGAAGACAGCATTCAGTTGATGACACTGCACTCCGCCAAGGGGCTGGAGTTTCCGATCGTATTTATGGTCGGCGTGGAGGAAAACCTGTTCCCCCACAAAATGTCGATGGACGACCCGGAGCGGTTGGAGGAAGAGCGACGGCTGGCCTATGTGGGCATTACCCGCGCCGAGCAGCAGCTGTTTTTAAGCTACGCCGAATCTCGCCGCCTGCACGGTCAGGAGAACTTCAACAGCCTGTCGCGCTTTATTCGCGAAATTCCCAATGAGCTGATTAACGAAGTGCGCCTGAACAACACCGTGACCCGGCCCAGCAGCTTTGCCAGCAGCCATATTGCCGCTCAGGCCGCCGCCGATTGCGGCATCGCTCTGGGCCAGCGGGTGCTGCACAGCATCTTTGGTGCCGGGACCGTACTCAGTTTTGAAGGCCAGGGTCCCAGCGCTCGCGTTCAGGTCAATTTTGAGGACGAAGGCAGCAAGTGGCTGGTGCTGCAATACGCGAATCTGCAATTACTTTAA
- the rsgA gene encoding ribosome small subunit-dependent GTPase A, with the protein MSHSLHDLGLVPFFTQQLADIDLMQERLGRVSAVQRSKMTVLCESAEHVVELSSTLLQATAVERPTVGDWVVLDTSLSKIEQVLERKSLFKRLGAGSHQEIQAIAANIDILFIVTSCNEEFKESRLERYLALCAEAGAMPVIVLTKADLSDDVDSYVRRARSTQAGIAVEITNTLDPATLDGIRSWIGKTTTVALVGSSGVGKSTLLNSLAGESLTATGGIREQDKKGRHTTTHRELHILPTGGLLIDVPGMRELKVADIEGSLGTVFDDIETLARQCQFSDCQHDTEPGCAVQQAVEDNRLDGRRLLNYKKLLRENAVANASLAEKRAQDRGFAKVVKQGKKIKQMKGEH; encoded by the coding sequence GTGAGTCATTCTCTCCACGATCTGGGACTGGTTCCGTTCTTTACCCAGCAGCTTGCCGATATCGACCTGATGCAGGAGCGTCTCGGCCGTGTCAGCGCGGTACAGCGTTCCAAAATGACGGTTCTCTGCGAGTCGGCGGAGCACGTCGTTGAGCTGTCCTCTACCCTGCTGCAGGCCACCGCCGTTGAGCGTCCCACCGTCGGCGACTGGGTGGTGTTGGATACGTCCCTGTCAAAAATAGAACAGGTTCTTGAGCGCAAGAGTTTGTTTAAACGGCTGGGGGCTGGCAGTCATCAGGAGATTCAGGCGATCGCCGCCAATATCGATATTCTATTTATCGTCACCTCCTGCAACGAGGAGTTCAAGGAGTCCCGTCTGGAGCGCTATTTGGCCCTGTGCGCCGAAGCGGGAGCAATGCCGGTGATTGTGCTGACCAAGGCCGATCTGAGCGACGACGTGGACAGCTATGTGCGCCGGGCGCGCAGTACGCAGGCGGGTATTGCCGTGGAAATCACCAACACCCTTGATCCCGCAACACTCGACGGAATTCGTTCCTGGATTGGCAAGACCACTACCGTTGCTCTGGTCGGCTCATCCGGCGTTGGCAAATCGACACTATTGAATAGCCTTGCCGGGGAGTCACTGACCGCAACCGGAGGCATTCGCGAGCAGGACAAGAAAGGGCGCCACACCACCACCCATCGCGAGCTGCACATCCTGCCTACCGGCGGCCTGTTAATCGATGTGCCGGGGATGCGTGAGCTGAAAGTGGCCGATATCGAAGGCTCCCTTGGCACCGTGTTCGACGATATTGAGACACTGGCCAGACAATGCCAGTTCTCCGACTGCCAACACGACACGGAACCCGGTTGTGCAGTGCAACAAGCGGTGGAGGATAACCGGCTCGATGGCCGCCGCTTGCTGAACTATAAAAAACTGTTACGCGAAAACGCGGTCGCAAACGCCAGTCTGGCCGAGAAGCGAGCGCAGGACCGGGGCTTCGCCAAAGTCGTCAAGCAGGGTAAGAAAATCAAGCAGATGAAAGGCGAGCATTAA
- a CDS encoding TonB-dependent receptor, producing the protein MKKAITALVIALAVPAQAQTVSQANSPRPAYLEEVIVTAQKRSESIQDVPIAVSVLSAERMKNSAVTSFEDISLASPNTEINMTPGYVQVGMRGLNSPINDGMEQAVGVYVDGIYYGKTAFLQDAFLDISRVEMLKGPQGTLFGKNTVAGAISISTANPENEWAASAMIGWGQFNGEHYELMLNAPLIEDRLALRIAATRQRQDGYVRNTLRGSSEKRVDKEGLRAKLLFTPTDRLSAVLTYYQGESRDSGQGWEPFLLTGAAEFLHGRFDPTLETDFDYRSHADAPNQSRSDTEVVNLEVNWDVGEHTLTLIGSDARADEWLYLDADTASAPIADWGRRTDYNQQMLELRLSSPPGRLEYLLGAFAYRSENNLRGELRMLPEGPLDDLVVPLLGIDLLDTLLNDLLGPVTNPIEDLLYGVLSDALFQRFDQRTESLALFSQFTWKVTDRLSLIAGLRASEEEKQVLLDQNYEETGLLLTAAFGVTEYTLDDSRKESTLVPKLSVKYELGDDLLYASYAESFKAGGYNPLARTAEESGFEEESAKALELGYKLTGWDGMLTLNAALYRTEFSDMQIQAFIGNGFIVSNAAEATTQGAEFDLSFRPAEGTSLYASWGYSDARFDTFKDGPCTAANGGDFCDLSGSRLPRAPKYSATLGGNTAIPLWRDSVALMLGADVNWRDDILFDLDADPLDSQDGYFMVNLHAGLVDPDGRWQLMAHVKNLENKTIRHFAADMPIFSGSHMGFLLPPRTVSAELRLNL; encoded by the coding sequence ATGAAAAAAGCCATCACCGCCCTTGTCATTGCGCTGGCTGTTCCCGCTCAGGCGCAGACCGTCAGCCAGGCAAACAGCCCGCGACCGGCGTATCTGGAAGAGGTGATTGTCACCGCCCAGAAACGATCGGAATCGATTCAGGATGTGCCGATCGCGGTGTCAGTCCTTAGTGCCGAGCGCATGAAGAACTCCGCAGTCACGTCCTTTGAGGACATCTCGCTGGCAAGCCCCAACACCGAGATCAATATGACGCCGGGCTATGTGCAGGTGGGCATGCGCGGTCTGAACTCGCCGATTAACGACGGCATGGAGCAGGCGGTGGGCGTGTATGTGGACGGCATCTACTACGGGAAAACGGCGTTCCTGCAAGACGCGTTTCTGGATATCAGCCGGGTGGAAATGCTCAAGGGGCCGCAGGGGACCCTGTTTGGCAAGAACACCGTGGCGGGGGCGATCAGCATCAGCACCGCCAATCCGGAGAACGAGTGGGCGGCCAGCGCGATGATCGGTTGGGGGCAGTTCAATGGTGAGCATTACGAGTTGATGCTCAACGCGCCCTTAATCGAAGACCGGCTCGCGCTGCGTATCGCCGCCACGCGGCAGCGACAGGACGGCTATGTGCGCAATACGCTGCGGGGCAGCAGCGAAAAACGGGTCGATAAAGAAGGCCTGCGTGCCAAGCTGCTGTTCACGCCAACAGATCGGTTGTCGGCGGTGCTCACCTATTATCAAGGCGAATCCCGCGATTCGGGTCAGGGCTGGGAGCCCTTCTTACTGACGGGCGCTGCGGAATTTCTCCACGGCCGCTTTGATCCCACGCTGGAGACCGATTTTGATTATCGCAGCCATGCCGATGCGCCCAATCAAAGTCGCAGTGATACCGAGGTCGTCAATCTGGAGGTGAATTGGGATGTGGGTGAGCACACACTGACCCTGATTGGCAGCGATGCCCGCGCCGATGAATGGCTGTATCTGGATGCCGATACCGCATCGGCGCCGATTGCCGACTGGGGGCGTCGCACCGACTACAACCAGCAAATGCTGGAGCTGCGCTTGAGCAGCCCGCCGGGTCGACTGGAGTATCTGCTTGGCGCCTTTGCCTACCGCTCGGAGAATAATCTGCGTGGTGAACTGCGGATGTTGCCCGAGGGGCCGCTGGACGATCTGGTGGTGCCGTTGCTGGGTATCGATCTGCTCGACACGCTGCTCAACGACTTGCTGGGCCCCGTCACTAATCCGATTGAAGATCTGCTCTACGGGGTGCTCAGCGATGCATTGTTCCAGCGCTTTGATCAGCGCACCGAATCGCTGGCGCTGTTCTCTCAGTTCACTTGGAAAGTGACCGACCGCCTCAGCCTGATTGCCGGTTTGCGCGCGTCTGAGGAAGAGAAGCAGGTCTTGCTGGATCAGAATTACGAGGAAACAGGTCTGCTGCTGACGGCCGCCTTCGGCGTTACCGAATACACGCTGGACGATAGCCGCAAGGAGTCGACGCTGGTGCCGAAGCTGTCGGTGAAATATGAGCTGGGCGACGACTTGCTCTACGCGAGCTATGCCGAGAGCTTCAAAGCCGGTGGCTATAATCCGCTGGCGCGCACCGCAGAGGAGTCGGGGTTTGAAGAGGAGAGCGCCAAAGCGCTTGAGCTGGGTTACAAGCTCACCGGCTGGGATGGCATGCTCACCCTGAACGCGGCGCTGTACCGCACCGAGTTCAGTGATATGCAGATTCAGGCCTTTATCGGTAACGGCTTTATTGTGAGTAATGCTGCCGAGGCGACGACGCAAGGGGCTGAGTTTGATCTGAGCTTTCGTCCGGCGGAGGGCACCTCGCTCTATGCCAGTTGGGGTTACAGCGATGCGCGCTTCGACACCTTCAAAGATGGTCCGTGCACCGCGGCCAATGGCGGCGACTTCTGCGATTTGAGTGGCTCGCGCCTGCCCCGCGCTCCCAAGTACAGTGCGACCCTGGGGGGCAATACCGCGATCCCGCTATGGCGGGATTCAGTGGCGCTGATGCTCGGCGCCGATGTGAACTGGCGGGACGATATTCTGTTTGATCTGGATGCCGATCCACTGGACAGTCAGGACGGCTACTTTATGGTGAACCTGCACGCCGGGCTGGTTGATCCCGACGGCCGCTGGCAGCTGATGGCCCATGTAAAAAATCTGGAAAACAAAACCATCCGCCACTTCGCCGCCGATATGCCCATTTTCAGTGGTTCCCACATGGGCTTTCTGTTGCCGCCGAGAACGGTATCGGCCGAGCTGCGTTTGAACCTGTAG